The Panicum hallii strain FIL2 chromosome 9, PHallii_v3.1, whole genome shotgun sequence genome has a window encoding:
- the LOC112876693 gene encoding probable LRR receptor-like serine/threonine-protein kinase At1g12460 — protein MTRSYRAATAAAALLLAPLLLLLPPPHWAAAAMDAERRALLDFKAAITADPTGVLATWTPSGDPCAFVGVTCGPSSGAVQRLRIHGAGLAGALAPSLARLPALETISLFGNRLEGGVPPSLRALAPTLRKLNLSRNALAGEIPPFLGAFPWLRLLDLSYNAFAGEIPAALFDPCLRLRYVSLAHNNLTGPVPPGIAKCSRLAGFDFSYNRLSGELPDQVCAPPEMNYISVRSNSLSGDLPAKLTSCSSIELFDVGSNRFSGAAPFALLGTVNITYFNVSSNAFDGEIPSITTCGSKFSYFDASGNQLTGPVPESVVNCRNLRVLDLGANALAGVVPPVIGTLRSLSVLRLAGNAGISGSIPAELGGIEMLVTLDLAGLALTGEIPGSLGQCQFLLQLNLSGNKLQGALS, from the exons ATGACGCGCTCCTACCGGgcagccacggcggcggcggcgcttcttctggccccgctgctgctgctgctgccgccgccgcattgggccgccgccgccatggacgCCGAGCGGCGGGCGCTGCTGGACTTCAAGGCCGCCATCACCGCGGACCCGACCGGGGTGCTCGCGACGTGGACGCCGTCGGGGGACCCCTGCGCCTTCGTCGGGGTCACCTGCGGCCCGTCATCCGGCGCCGTGCAGCGCCTGCGCATACACGGCGCGGGCCTCGCGGGTGCGCTCGCGCCCTCCCTCGCGCGCCTCCCCGCGCTCGAGACCATCTCGCTCTTCGGCAACCGCCTCGAGGGCGGCGTCCCGCCCAGCCTCCGCGCCCTCGCGCCCACGCTCCGCAAGCTCAACCTCAGCCGGAACGCGCTGGCCGGCGAGATCCCGCCCTTCCTCGGCGCATTCCCATGGCTCCGCCTGCTCGACCTCTCCTACAACGCCTTCGCCGGCGAGATCCCCGCCGCGCTCTTCGACCCCTGCCTCCGCCTCCGCTACGTCTCGCTCGCGCACAACAACCTCACCGGCCCCGTACCGCCCGGCATTGCCAAATGCTCGCGGCTCGCCGGGTTCGACTTCTCCTACAACCGcctctccggcgagctcccggaCCAAGTCTGCGCGCCGCCGGAGATGAACTACATCTCCGTCCGAAGCAACTCGCTCTCCGGCGATTTACCCGCCAAGCTCACCTCCTGCAGCAGCATTGAGCTCTTCGACGTCGGGAGCAACCGCTTCTCCGGAGCTGCGCCCTTTGCCCTCCTCGGCACGGTAAACATCACCTACTTCAACGTCTCCTCCAACGCCTTCGATGGCGAAATTCCCAGCATTACAACTTGCGGCAGCAAATTCTCCTACTTCGACGCGTCGGGCAACCAGCTCACGGGGCCGGTGCCCGAGAGCGTGGTCAATTGCCGCAACCTCAGGGTTTTGGATTTGGGGGCGAATGCTCTTGCTGGAGTTGTACCACCTGTGATTGGGACACTGCGGTCACTCTCCGTGCTCCGGCTCGCCGGCAACGCCGGTATTTCCGGTTCAATCCCAGCTGAGCTTGGGGGGATTGAGATGCTTGTCACACTGGACCTCGCGGGCCTTGCTCTCACAGGAGAGATTCCAGGGTCCCTCGGCCAGTGTCAGTTCTTGCTTCAGCT GAATCTTTCTGGCAACAAACTGCAAGGAGCGCTGAGTTAG
- the LOC112876517 gene encoding A-kinase anchor protein 9 isoform X2 has product MAPEPTGEPVVTPKFAAKDEASCCAPMPPKATVSHDEMRAVARKFADQPIQETEPGVWAVLTAISKKARLRPQGINILLSADEHCLGRCVEDRFQISDPQISSTHCRIYKDTVLGELNRHEPVPVFLKDTSSNGTFVNWKRVKKNASPVKLNHGDIISFISPQNDASYSFVYREVNAISCLENGATILKRKSEEGGSGSKRLKGLGIGSPDGPVSLDDVRRLEKSNADLREQLEAHVVTIETLRTEIKVAQAQHGKELEELRQTTSSSYLDQTKSLRLALEEKQKQLDSLSTSNTELQNSIKDLDERLRASMQSRADADEIILSQKAIICELEGQLSEERNLRREERDKAAQDLKSALHRVQAEAQEEIKRQAESYLRQQNEQKEVISKLQESEKETRLLMETLRSKLEDARDNLVTSEKKVRELEARLQDEQLVSANNQKKSDNLETELRKLKKELENEKAAREEAWAKVSALELEIAATIRDLSIEKQRYQGARERIILRETQLRAFYSTTEEISSLFAKQQEQLKAMQRTLEDEENYENTLMSVDLNKVPLTTDDARVKPVGCSKNTVEAPSASTQNTQVSEHSSSDEDASMIEQHADATAEGGSTQGLECSSPERSQEGLRPGFHGNPVSTAPEKEVTDTEQVPETESQAGNVGCDDQRCDNMGGETMPLEDEAQPQENEEPTTLLKDGVQPQENQDPLPIPKDGIGHCSEDKHEDGCSESKREDTHVGAIGTADLLTSEVAGSWAVETAPSVNGENESPRSLEDADDAVGQDVDIGGSTAADALLTLVNSEGQAAGSQNNADRVVSKVTDQHRALSAMIGIVDPEFKRQMPRSGGGNDEPMSDAETDEGSEEVDTDDDSEEPMVEDSVG; this is encoded by the exons ATGGCGCCGGAGCCGACCGGCGAGCCCGTGGTGACGCCCAAGTTTGCGGCCAAGGACGAGGCCTCCTGCTGCGCGCCCATGCCGCCCAAGGCTACCGTCTCCCACGACGAGatgcgcgcggtggcgcgcAAGTTCGCCGACCAGCCTATCCAGGAGACCGAGCCGGGCGTCTGGGCCGTCCTCACCGCCATCTCCAAGAAGGCCCGCCTCCGGCCCCAG GGAATTAACATCCTTTTGAGCGCTGATGAGCACTGCCTAGGACGCTGCGTCGAGGACCGCTTCCAGATTTCTGATCCACAAATAAGTTCAACACATTGCAGGATATACAAGGACACTGTATTGGGGGAGCTGAACCGCCATGAGCCTGTCCCTGTTTTCCTCAAGGACACAAG CTCAAATGGCACTTTCGTCAACTGGAAAAGGGTCAAGAAAAATGCATCCCCAGTCAAGCTTAATCATGGTGACATTATATCATTTATATCACCTCAAAATG ATGCTTCCTATTCATTTGTCTACCGTGAAGTTAATGCAATCAGTTGCTTAGAGAATGGGGCCACCATTCTTAAAAGGAAGTCAG AGGAGGGTGGTTCTGGAAGCAAGAGGCTAAAGGGTCTTGGTATTGGTTCTCCTGATGGTCCTGTTTCACTAGATGATGTCCGGAGACTAGAAAAATCTAATGCT GATCTCAGGGAACAACTTGAGGCACATGTTGTGACAATTGAGACTTTGAGAACTGAAATAAAAGTGGCCCAAGCGCAGCACGGGAAG GAGCTTGAGGAGCTGAGACAAACTACATCGAGTTCTTATCTTGATCAAACTAAATCTCTTCGGTTGGCACTTGAGGAGAAACAGAAGCAACTAGATTCACTCAGTACATCAAATACAGAGTTACAGAATTCCATTAAAGACTTGGATGAAAGGCTTAGGGCATCTATGCAATCACGTGCCGATGCTGATGAGATAATTTTGAG CCAGAAAGCAATTATATGTGAGCTTGAGGGACAGCTAAGTGAGGAGCGTAACTTAAGAAGAGAGGAACGTGATAAGGCTGCACAGGACTTGAAATCTGCATTGCATAGGGTGCAAGCTGAGGCTCAAGAAGAAATTAAGAGACAAGCGGAGTCTTACCTTAGACAACAAAATGAACAAAAAGAAGTTATTAGCAAACTTCAG GAATCAGAAAAGGAAACCCGTTTGCTCATGGAAACATTGAGGTCCAAGCTG GAAGATGCTCGAGATAATCTTGTAACATCTGAGAAAAAAGTAAGAGAGTTGGAGGCTCGACTTCAAGATGAGCAGCTAGTATCGGCTAACAATCAAAAG AAATCAGATAATCTTGAAACTGAACTAAGGAAACTGAAGAAAGAACTTGAAAATGAGAAG GCTGCTCGGGAAGAAGCATGGGCAAAGGTCTCAGCTCTTGAACTTGAAATAGCTGCAACAATTAGAGATCTATCAATTGAGAAGCAGAGGTATCAAGGAGCTAGAGAACGGATTATTTTACG AGAGACTCAGCTGCGTGCTTTCTATTCAACTACAGAAGAAATCTCTTCTCTGTTTGCAAAACAGCAGGAACAGCTGAAAGCTATGCAGAGAACTTTGGAGGATGAAGAGAACTATGAGAATACCTTAATGAGTGTTGATCTCAATAAAGTGCCATTAACCACTGATGATGCCCGTGTGAAGCCGGTAGGTTGCTCAAAAAATACAGTGGAAGCTCCAAGTGCTTCCACACAGAATACCCAAGTGAGTGAGCATAGTTCTAGTGATGAAGATGCCAGCATGATTGAGCAGCACGCTGATGCTACTGCCGAAGGTGGCAGCACTCAAGGTCTTGAGTGCTCCAGTCCAGAAAGGTCACAGGAAGGATTAAGGCCTGGCTTTCATGGAAATCCTGTTTCTACAGCTCCTGAGAAGGAGGTAACAGATACTGAGCAAGTTCCTGAGACAGAAAGTCAAGCTGGTAATGTTGGCTGCGATGATCAAAGATGTGACAATATGGGAGGAGAGACTATGCCGCTAGAGGATGAAGCGCAGCCTCAAGAAAATGAGGAACCTACCACTTTGCTCAAAGATGGAGTGCAGCCACAAGAAAATCAGGACCCTCTTCCAATCCCCAAAGATGGCATTGGCCACTGTTCTGAAGATAAGCATGAGGATGGTTGCTCCGAGAGCAAACGGGAGGACACACATGTTGGAGCTATCGGAACAGCTGATCTGTTGACCTCTGAGGTCGCTGGAAGCTGGGCAGTGGAAACAGCTCCATCTGTAAATGGTGAAAACGAATCGCCTAGGAGCTTGGAAGATGCTGATGATGCTGTGGGGCAGGATGTTGATATTGGAGGTAGCACGGCTGCTGATGCTTTGCTAACTTTGGTGAACTCGGAGGGCCAAGCGGCTGGGAGTCAGAATAATGCTGACCGAGTCGTTTCCAAAGTAACTGATCAGCATCGTGCCCTTAGTGCCATGATTGGAATTGTTGATCCTGAATTCAAAAGGCAAATGCCGAGAAGTGGCGGTGGAAATGACGAGCCAATGTCTGATGCCGAGACAGATGAAGGCAGCGAGGAAGTTGATACAGATGATGACAGCGAGGAGCCTATGGTTGAGGATTCTGTTGGGTAG
- the LOC112876517 gene encoding A-kinase anchor protein 9 isoform X1 — protein MAPEPTGEPVVTPKFAAKDEASCCAPMPPKATVSHDEMRAVARKFADQPIQETEPGVWAVLTAISKKARLRPQGINILLSADEHCLGRCVEDRFQISDPQISSTHCRIYKDTVLGELNRHEPVPVFLKDTSSNGTFVNWKRVKKNASPVKLNHGDIISFISPQNDASYSFVYREVNAISCLENGATILKRKSEEGGSGSKRLKGLGIGSPDGPVSLDDVRRLEKSNADLREQLEAHVVTIETLRTEIKVAQAQHGKELEELRQTTSSSYLDQTKSLRLALEEKQKQLDSLSTSNTELQNSIKDLDERLRASMQSRADADEIILSQKAIICELEGQLSEERNLRREERDKAAQDLKSALHRVQAEAQEEIKRQAESYLRQQNEQKEVISKLQESEKETRLLMETLRSKLEDARDNLVTSEKKVRELEARLQDEQLVSANNQKKSDNLETELRKLKKELENEKQAAREEAWAKVSALELEIAATIRDLSIEKQRYQGARERIILRETQLRAFYSTTEEISSLFAKQQEQLKAMQRTLEDEENYENTLMSVDLNKVPLTTDDARVKPVGCSKNTVEAPSASTQNTQVSEHSSSDEDASMIEQHADATAEGGSTQGLECSSPERSQEGLRPGFHGNPVSTAPEKEVTDTEQVPETESQAGNVGCDDQRCDNMGGETMPLEDEAQPQENEEPTTLLKDGVQPQENQDPLPIPKDGIGHCSEDKHEDGCSESKREDTHVGAIGTADLLTSEVAGSWAVETAPSVNGENESPRSLEDADDAVGQDVDIGGSTAADALLTLVNSEGQAAGSQNNADRVVSKVTDQHRALSAMIGIVDPEFKRQMPRSGGGNDEPMSDAETDEGSEEVDTDDDSEEPMVEDSVG, from the exons ATGGCGCCGGAGCCGACCGGCGAGCCCGTGGTGACGCCCAAGTTTGCGGCCAAGGACGAGGCCTCCTGCTGCGCGCCCATGCCGCCCAAGGCTACCGTCTCCCACGACGAGatgcgcgcggtggcgcgcAAGTTCGCCGACCAGCCTATCCAGGAGACCGAGCCGGGCGTCTGGGCCGTCCTCACCGCCATCTCCAAGAAGGCCCGCCTCCGGCCCCAG GGAATTAACATCCTTTTGAGCGCTGATGAGCACTGCCTAGGACGCTGCGTCGAGGACCGCTTCCAGATTTCTGATCCACAAATAAGTTCAACACATTGCAGGATATACAAGGACACTGTATTGGGGGAGCTGAACCGCCATGAGCCTGTCCCTGTTTTCCTCAAGGACACAAG CTCAAATGGCACTTTCGTCAACTGGAAAAGGGTCAAGAAAAATGCATCCCCAGTCAAGCTTAATCATGGTGACATTATATCATTTATATCACCTCAAAATG ATGCTTCCTATTCATTTGTCTACCGTGAAGTTAATGCAATCAGTTGCTTAGAGAATGGGGCCACCATTCTTAAAAGGAAGTCAG AGGAGGGTGGTTCTGGAAGCAAGAGGCTAAAGGGTCTTGGTATTGGTTCTCCTGATGGTCCTGTTTCACTAGATGATGTCCGGAGACTAGAAAAATCTAATGCT GATCTCAGGGAACAACTTGAGGCACATGTTGTGACAATTGAGACTTTGAGAACTGAAATAAAAGTGGCCCAAGCGCAGCACGGGAAG GAGCTTGAGGAGCTGAGACAAACTACATCGAGTTCTTATCTTGATCAAACTAAATCTCTTCGGTTGGCACTTGAGGAGAAACAGAAGCAACTAGATTCACTCAGTACATCAAATACAGAGTTACAGAATTCCATTAAAGACTTGGATGAAAGGCTTAGGGCATCTATGCAATCACGTGCCGATGCTGATGAGATAATTTTGAG CCAGAAAGCAATTATATGTGAGCTTGAGGGACAGCTAAGTGAGGAGCGTAACTTAAGAAGAGAGGAACGTGATAAGGCTGCACAGGACTTGAAATCTGCATTGCATAGGGTGCAAGCTGAGGCTCAAGAAGAAATTAAGAGACAAGCGGAGTCTTACCTTAGACAACAAAATGAACAAAAAGAAGTTATTAGCAAACTTCAG GAATCAGAAAAGGAAACCCGTTTGCTCATGGAAACATTGAGGTCCAAGCTG GAAGATGCTCGAGATAATCTTGTAACATCTGAGAAAAAAGTAAGAGAGTTGGAGGCTCGACTTCAAGATGAGCAGCTAGTATCGGCTAACAATCAAAAG AAATCAGATAATCTTGAAACTGAACTAAGGAAACTGAAGAAAGAACTTGAAAATGAGAAG CAGGCTGCTCGGGAAGAAGCATGGGCAAAGGTCTCAGCTCTTGAACTTGAAATAGCTGCAACAATTAGAGATCTATCAATTGAGAAGCAGAGGTATCAAGGAGCTAGAGAACGGATTATTTTACG AGAGACTCAGCTGCGTGCTTTCTATTCAACTACAGAAGAAATCTCTTCTCTGTTTGCAAAACAGCAGGAACAGCTGAAAGCTATGCAGAGAACTTTGGAGGATGAAGAGAACTATGAGAATACCTTAATGAGTGTTGATCTCAATAAAGTGCCATTAACCACTGATGATGCCCGTGTGAAGCCGGTAGGTTGCTCAAAAAATACAGTGGAAGCTCCAAGTGCTTCCACACAGAATACCCAAGTGAGTGAGCATAGTTCTAGTGATGAAGATGCCAGCATGATTGAGCAGCACGCTGATGCTACTGCCGAAGGTGGCAGCACTCAAGGTCTTGAGTGCTCCAGTCCAGAAAGGTCACAGGAAGGATTAAGGCCTGGCTTTCATGGAAATCCTGTTTCTACAGCTCCTGAGAAGGAGGTAACAGATACTGAGCAAGTTCCTGAGACAGAAAGTCAAGCTGGTAATGTTGGCTGCGATGATCAAAGATGTGACAATATGGGAGGAGAGACTATGCCGCTAGAGGATGAAGCGCAGCCTCAAGAAAATGAGGAACCTACCACTTTGCTCAAAGATGGAGTGCAGCCACAAGAAAATCAGGACCCTCTTCCAATCCCCAAAGATGGCATTGGCCACTGTTCTGAAGATAAGCATGAGGATGGTTGCTCCGAGAGCAAACGGGAGGACACACATGTTGGAGCTATCGGAACAGCTGATCTGTTGACCTCTGAGGTCGCTGGAAGCTGGGCAGTGGAAACAGCTCCATCTGTAAATGGTGAAAACGAATCGCCTAGGAGCTTGGAAGATGCTGATGATGCTGTGGGGCAGGATGTTGATATTGGAGGTAGCACGGCTGCTGATGCTTTGCTAACTTTGGTGAACTCGGAGGGCCAAGCGGCTGGGAGTCAGAATAATGCTGACCGAGTCGTTTCCAAAGTAACTGATCAGCATCGTGCCCTTAGTGCCATGATTGGAATTGTTGATCCTGAATTCAAAAGGCAAATGCCGAGAAGTGGCGGTGGAAATGACGAGCCAATGTCTGATGCCGAGACAGATGAAGGCAGCGAGGAAGTTGATACAGATGATGACAGCGAGGAGCCTATGGTTGAGGATTCTGTTGGGTAG
- the LOC112876915 gene encoding transcription factor RF2b-like produces the protein MNGVGDAHAAAMMQHQVQARVQQQQQLGVSLPMATSFAPEPASAKPRPPGLPPTPPPAFGGQRPSPGDACMEVDATAARKAHHRRSRSDVPFGYFPPASGGVQLPPPKVEAGWGHHGGDADDLFNAYLNLEGLDGLNSSDERHDDGDSRGSSMKTNGADSSENESEECAADSRAGIRLWGGEGLKRSAAGEPAGAPMARHARSLSMDSLIGKLNFSAGATANGGVMPGPNRFSLEFGSGEFTPVEMKKIMADEKLTEMALADPKRVKRVLANRQSAARSKERKMRYIAELEQKVQILQTEATTLSAQLTLLQRDSAGIATQNNELKFRLQAMEQQAQLRDALNEALTAEVQRLKLATAELGDSCSSNNLAQQLQLSAQDQMFQLQHQQQQATPIPFYQLQQAQQNGAGKNQDPTE, from the exons ATGAACGGCGTCGGCGACGCGCACGCGGCCGCGATGATGCAGCACCAAGTGCAGGCGCgggtgcagcagcagcagcagctggggGTGTCGCTGCCGATGGCGACGTCCTTCGCGCCCGAGCCGGCCAGCGCCAAGCCGAGGCCGCCGGGGctgccgccgacgccgcccccGGCGTTCGGCGGGCAGCGGCCCTCGCCGGGGGACGCGTGCATGGAGGTCGACGCCACGGCGGCGCGCAAGGCGCACCACCGCCGGTCCCGCAGCGACGTCCCGTTCGGGTACTTCCCGCCGGCGTCAGGGGGAGTGCAGCTCCCGCCGCCCAAGGTGGAGGCCGGCTGGGGCCACCACGGCGGCGACGCGGACGACCTGTTCAACGCGTACCTCAACCTGGAGGGGCTGGACGGGCTCAACTcctccgacgagcgccacgACGACGGGGACAGCCGCGGGAGCAGCATGAAGACCAACGGCGCCGACAGCAGCGAGAACGAGTCGGAGGAGTGCGCCGCCGACAGCCGCGCAGGGATTCGCCTCTGGGGCGGCGAGGGGCTCAAGAGGAGCGCCGCCGGGGAGCCCGCCGGCGCGCCCATGGCACGCCACGCCAGGAGCCTGTCCATGGACAGCCTCATCGGGAAGCTCAACTTCTCCGCCGGCGCCACGGCCAACGGAGGCGTCATGCCGGGGCCCAACAGGTTCAGCCTCGAGTTCGGCAGCGGCGAGTTCACCCCCGTCGAGATGAAGAAGATCATGGCCGACGAGAAGCTGACCGAGATGGCGCTCGCCGACCCCAAGCGCGTCAAGAG GGTGCTGGCCAACAGGCAGTCGGCGGCGCGGTCCAAGGAGAGGAAGATGCGCTACATTGCGGAGCTGGAGCAGAAGGTGCAGATCCTGCAGACGGAGGCCACCACTCTCTCCGCCCAGCTCACGCTTCTCCAG CGCGACTCGGCGGGGATCGCGACGCAGAACAACGAGCTCAAGTTCCGGCTGCAGGCAATGGAGCAGCAGGCGCAGCTGCGTGACG CACTGAATGAGGCACTGACAGCCGAGGTCCAGCGCCTGAAACTCGCGACTGCAGAGCTCGGCGATTCTTGCTCGTCCAACAATCTAGCCCAGCAGCTCCAACTCAGTGCTCAGGACCAGATGTTTCAACTGcagcatcagcagcagcaggctaCACCGATCCCGTTTTACCAGCTGCAGCAGGCACAGCAGAACGGCGCAGGGAAGAACCAGGACCCAACGGAATGA